TTTGCTATAGTATAGGCGAAATCCAAATTTCCGAAGAGAAATATCTTTGGTTTTTCCACGTTTATATTCATCCTATTCGGTAGTTTCGGATTGTCCTCCTCGTTTAGAGTACGTTCCCCCCTCGTATATCTTTAGTAAAGGTAATGTCTTTGATGGAACAAAGTTTTGTCATGATTAAGCCCGACGCAGTCGGACGCGCATTGGTCGGCGAGATTATACGCCGCTTTGAGCGTCGCGGCTTCAAATTGGTCGCGCTTAAAATGCAAATCTTAAGCCAGGCTCAGGCGGAAGCGCACTATAAAGAACATGTTGGTAAACCTTTTTACGAGGGACTGGCCGCATTCATCACCTCCGGGCCAAGCGTTCAAATGGTCTGGGAAGGTAAGGATGTGGTGCAGCAGATCCGTAAAATGAATGGTGCTACCAACTGTCTTGAAGCCGGCACCGGCACTATTCGAGGGGATTTTGGCTTGAGTAATCAAAAGAATTTGATTCACGCCTCGGACAGCGTCGAAACGGCTGCCCGCGAGATAGCCCTTTATTTTGAGGATCATGAGCTGGTTCGTTATGATCATGTTCGTCCGGAATGGTTTGAATAACTGTTCCTTAATGGTATACAGTCTAATAGAGACAGCGGTAACAACCGCATGACTAAGGAGGTTTAGCCCGTGGCTGGTGGTCGTAAAGTACGCAAGGCAAAAATTAATAAACATAAGCGCAAAAAACGTTCGAGGCAGGATCGGCATAAGAACAAATAATTGATTCTGAACGTATTTTTGCAGTCGAGTCGCGATTCTGTGTTTTCGACGATCATCCTCGTTGTATAAAGGTACAATGCCATGTCGGATATTAAAACCAATTTCTATGTGGATGAAGATTGGAAGGCGCGCGTTCAGCGCGAACGAGAATCTGCAGCGTTAAAAAAGAACGGTGGGGAGACGCCCGTGGACGGTGCGTCTTCCCCCGATACTGATGCCGGCACTGCGTCGGAAGGGACAGACGGCATCAATCCCTATTTAGATGGGCTCCTGAAAATGCTGGGGTCCCAGGCTATGTATAGTCTGGGTCTTATCGGCGGTCAGGGACAGGCCGTGGTGGATCTCGATCAAGCGCGTGAGATGATCGAAATGATCGGCATGTTGCGCGAAAAGATGCAGGGTAATCTTAGTAACGATGAGCAGGCGTTGTTCTCCGAGTTTTTGGCAGAATTACACCGGCTCTTTACTGCGCGCGCACAACAAGTTCAAAACCAGGCTATGGAACGCTCCGGGGTCGATATGAACAATTTGCGGAGCGATCAACAGCAGCAACCTTAAGTTGCGGTTGTGCACCTGTATCTCAATCAGAAATGAACGTTGCAATAGAACAGGATCAGGATATGAGAAAATCAGGGTGGATTATTGGGCTGCTTTTAGGTTTATCGCTTATGGTCGGTATTGCTTCAACGGTTGAATCGGATGAATCGATCCTTTCCGAGGAAGAAGCGATTCTTGTTGACTTAGCGGGTGAAGAAGAGGCGTCTCCCCCCGATGGGGCGGATCTTTTGATACTAAAGGGTACCGATGCTGCAGAGGCAAGCGCTTCTCCAAGCACCGTTATTATTCCGGAGGAAAATCCGCCTTATGAAACGACTCTTAAGGATGCCATCTCGGAAGACCTCATCGATTTAAGTGCCCTCCGCTCAGCTTTAGACCGTCCTTCCGAAACCGACGTACTGCGCCTATCTTTGGCCGATGCGATCCAAATTGCACTCCTACACAACCCGGACATTATTATTGCAGGCTTTGATCCGGAAAAGGCCGCGGCGGAAACCTATGCTGCTACCGGCGAATTTGATCCCATCTTATCGAAAAAGATGAGCTACAGTGATTCGACGACCTCTCTCGACCAGACGGTGCGCAGCTTCGTGAGTTTTCTAGGTACGTTTGGCTATTCTGTTGTCGATTCTCAAAAGATTATTTCTGAGAGTTCCCTTGCGGGCAAACTACACTATGGCACGCAATATGCGCTTTTGCTCGCGTCCAGCTGGGAAAGAGGTACTTTCGGCAATTATCAGGCGGAATATAATGCGACCTTGGGATTGACCTTGACGCAGCCGCTGCTTCGCGGCTGGGGCAGAGATATCAATCGGATTCGTATTCGCTCGGGAGAAAATCTGCGGAAAATCTCAGAAGCACAGGCACGCCTTACGGTGCTGAATAAAGTATCGGATACCATCAAAACCTATTGGGATCTTGTTGCCGCTATGGAAGGGACCCGCGTTCAGGAGGAAGCGCTTAGGAATGCGGAACGGCTGATGAAAATTAGCGAAACGAGGCGTGACATTGGGACTGCAGCGGACATTGATGTCCTTCAAGCCAAGGCAGGCGTTGCCATGCGTCAATCTGAACTGATCCAAGCCTACTCCCGAATTTCTGATGTGAGCGATTTGCTGAAGCTTTTGCTGAACCTTGAGGAAGCCGGGCGCTTCTCTAAGATTACACTCTTGCCTGTAGACCGGCCAAATCCTGAGTCTAAAGAGAAGTTCGATCGCGGCAACTACGACGAAAATCTGGATGAAAGCGTACAGCTCGCCTTGACACTGCGCCCGGAAAATGAGATGTCTGATTTAGAGATTGTCAATGCCTTGATGGAAGAGGAAAAGGCGCGCAATGATATGCTGCCCCAGTTTGATCTTGTCGGCTCCTATGCGCGCGGCGGTCGAAGCAACCAAATGGGCCGCACGCTCACGGGTATCTTGGAAGGGCAGGATGAGGCCTTTAGTAT
Above is a window of Candidatus Hydrogenedentota bacterium DNA encoding:
- the ndk gene encoding nucleoside-diphosphate kinase; amino-acid sequence: MEQSFVMIKPDAVGRALVGEIIRRFERRGFKLVALKMQILSQAQAEAHYKEHVGKPFYEGLAAFITSGPSVQMVWEGKDVVQQIRKMNGATNCLEAGTGTIRGDFGLSNQKNLIHASDSVETAAREIALYFEDHELVRYDHVRPEWFE
- a CDS encoding DUF1844 domain-containing protein, with protein sequence MSDIKTNFYVDEDWKARVQRERESAALKKNGGETPVDGASSPDTDAGTASEGTDGINPYLDGLLKMLGSQAMYSLGLIGGQGQAVVDLDQAREMIEMIGMLREKMQGNLSNDEQALFSEFLAELHRLFTARAQQVQNQAMERSGVDMNNLRSDQQQQP
- a CDS encoding TolC family protein; the encoded protein is MRKSGWIIGLLLGLSLMVGIASTVESDESILSEEEAILVDLAGEEEASPPDGADLLILKGTDAAEASASPSTVIIPEENPPYETTLKDAISEDLIDLSALRSALDRPSETDVLRLSLADAIQIALLHNPDIIIAGFDPEKAAAETYAATGEFDPILSKKMSYSDSTTSLDQTVRSFVSFLGTFGYSVVDSQKIISESSLAGKLHYGTQYALLLASSWERGTFGNYQAEYNATLGLTLTQPLLRGWGRDINRIRIRSGENLRKISEAQARLTVLNKVSDTIKTYWDLVAAMEGTRVQEEALRNAERLMKISETRRDIGTAADIDVLQAKAGVAMRQSELIQAYSRISDVSDLLKLLLNLEEAGRFSKITLLPVDRPNPESKEKFDRGNYDENLDESVQLALTLRPENEMSDLEIVNALMEEEKARNDMLPQFDLVGSYARGGRSNQMGRTLTGILEGQDEAFSIGFQASVPIGNRMGRGAYQRARINKRQAEERRKQMQMALMMRVHHAARNVLANQALVESTLQAKRFQEANVNAEERRLKIGITTSYLVLRVQEDLTAAQCRNCTPVLPMKKPWSISNWRKALYWIATVSSTAPRLRTSP